A window of Deltaproteobacteria bacterium genomic DNA:
ATGCCCGGCGCCTTGATTTCGATCCGGCGGGTTTCTCCCCCTGAAAGGGGGCCAAGGCCATCCACCGGTTCGCCAAGGGCGTCGACCACCCTCCCGACGAGCGACTCCCCCACCGGCACCTCGGCAATGCGAGCGGTCCGGCGGACGATGTCCCCTTCGCGAATCGTGTGGTCGAGCCCCATAATCGCCACGCCGACATTGTCTTCGTCGAGGTTTAAGGCGATTCCCCTGATCCCCCCCG
This region includes:
- a CDS encoding F0F1 ATP synthase subunit alpha (produces ATP from ADP in the presence of a proton gradient across the membrane; the alpha chain is a catalytic subunit) — protein: MQIRAEEISEILKKEIRDYDKVVDKAEVGTVISVGDGIARIHGLDRAMAGELLEFPGGIRGIALNLDEDNVGVAIMGLDHTIREGDIVRRTARIAEVPVGESLVGRVVDALGEPVDGLGPLSGGETRRIEIKAPG